The following proteins are encoded in a genomic region of Natrarchaeobius halalkaliphilus:
- a CDS encoding metal-dependent transcriptional regulator: MMLSDVMEDYLKVIYQLQQQTDDRIKTSEIADELDVTSPTVTSMLEKLEDRSLIDREKYRGVTLTTEGETVALEIVRHHRLLEAYLTEHLDYDWSEVHAEADRLEHHISEVFEARVAESLDDPEVDPHGSPIPSPDLEPPDRPDGDSVVECAEGETVVVEEVADHDPDILSYLSDHGVEPGLELEILEIAPFGMVTARSSESDESVSLPDDVARHVRVARTAEPEQ; this comes from the coding sequence ATGATGCTGAGCGACGTGATGGAAGACTATCTCAAAGTGATCTACCAGCTCCAGCAACAGACGGACGATCGGATCAAAACCTCCGAAATAGCCGACGAGCTGGACGTCACGTCGCCGACCGTCACCAGTATGCTCGAGAAACTCGAGGATCGAAGTCTCATCGACCGAGAGAAATACCGCGGAGTAACGCTTACCACGGAGGGTGAGACCGTCGCCCTCGAGATCGTTCGCCATCACCGACTGCTGGAGGCCTACCTTACCGAACACCTCGACTACGACTGGTCCGAGGTTCACGCCGAAGCCGATCGACTCGAACACCACATCAGCGAAGTCTTCGAAGCGCGCGTCGCGGAATCCCTCGACGACCCGGAGGTCGATCCTCACGGCTCACCGATCCCGAGTCCCGACCTCGAGCCACCCGACCGACCCGACGGCGACTCCGTCGTGGAGTGTGCGGAAGGCGAGACCGTCGTCGTCGAGGAAGTCGCTGACCACGATCCGGACATCCTCTCGTATCTCTCCGATCACGGCGTCGAGCCCGGACTCGAACTCGAAATTCTCGAGATTGCGCCGTTCGGGATGGTCACCGCCCGCTCGAGTGAGAGCGACGAATCCGTCTCGCTTCCCGACGACGTCGCTCGTCACGTTCGCGTCGCTCGGACGGCCGAACCCGAGCAGTGA
- a CDS encoding ZIP family metal transporter, producing MSWRCLSDLPRSLLAIGPIVVLGAIFGVLYLTSPFGDLGSVDDASTLEIIWMLTVIGALAGVVPVAIGMLWFPFIRDLDPRYLHAFLALAAGVLVFIALEMSEDVLEYSVDAENTLLAGSLAVIGVVGTFVVMYVASKWRQRKVTATDKSGLEIAYLVALALGLHSIGEGLGIGVAYIQGDSTLVMLLVLAFVLHNVMEGPTVVAAVARDRETPPLYHFAAMGLIAGGPVILGGWIGSFAQSDLLAVLFFSIAVGAIVQVLIEVAELIRFDAEAVLTRVNAATFVVGFALMFFLEDVLGDLLLEGWLVPP from the coding sequence ATGAGTTGGAGGTGTCTCTCAGATCTACCCCGAAGCCTCCTCGCGATCGGTCCGATCGTCGTTCTGGGTGCGATATTCGGCGTGTTGTATCTAACCTCACCCTTCGGTGATCTCGGCTCAGTCGACGACGCGAGCACGCTCGAAATTATCTGGATGCTGACCGTTATCGGCGCTCTCGCCGGGGTCGTTCCCGTCGCTATCGGCATGCTCTGGTTCCCGTTTATCCGCGATCTCGACCCGCGCTATCTTCACGCGTTTCTGGCGCTCGCGGCGGGCGTGCTCGTCTTTATCGCCCTCGAGATGTCGGAAGACGTTCTCGAGTACAGTGTCGACGCCGAAAACACGCTTCTGGCGGGTAGCCTGGCCGTCATCGGCGTTGTCGGCACGTTCGTCGTTATGTACGTCGCCAGCAAGTGGCGACAACGGAAGGTCACGGCAACCGACAAGAGCGGACTCGAGATCGCCTACCTGGTCGCGCTCGCGCTTGGCCTCCACAGTATCGGTGAGGGGCTCGGAATCGGCGTCGCGTACATCCAGGGTGATTCGACGCTCGTGATGTTACTCGTCCTGGCGTTCGTGTTGCACAACGTCATGGAGGGGCCGACCGTCGTCGCCGCAGTTGCACGCGACAGGGAGACGCCGCCGCTCTATCACTTCGCGGCGATGGGACTCATCGCTGGCGGTCCCGTTATTCTCGGCGGCTGGATCGGCAGTTTCGCCCAGTCCGATCTCCTCGCTGTGTTGTTCTTTTCGATCGCCGTGGGTGCAATCGTACAGGTGCTCATCGAAGTCGCGGAACTGATCAGATTCGACGCCGAAGCCGTCCTGACACGGGTCAATGCAGCGACGTTCGTCGTCGGGTTCGCCCTCATGTTCTTCCTCGAGGACGTCCTCGGTGATCTCCTCCTCGAGGGGTGGCTCGTTCCCCCGTGA
- a CDS encoding Rrf2 family transcriptional regulator yields the protein MSSIELTPSQKKILRALTNLHKESEDAIKGEDIAEQVDRNPGTIRNQMQSLKALQLVEGVPGPKGGYKPTAAAYEALEIQQMDDPASVPLEHEGESVEDIIVEEIDLSSVHHPELCRAEIHMQGSIDDFSEDDAVTVGPTPLSKLVVEGRVDGKDDTNNILILRIVDMIAPADEPAH from the coding sequence ATGTCATCCATCGAACTGACTCCGAGCCAGAAGAAGATCCTTCGTGCGCTGACGAACCTCCATAAGGAGTCCGAGGACGCAATCAAAGGCGAGGATATTGCTGAACAGGTAGATCGAAACCCCGGCACGATTCGCAACCAGATGCAGAGTCTGAAAGCGCTCCAGCTCGTAGAGGGCGTACCCGGCCCCAAGGGCGGCTACAAACCGACTGCGGCCGCCTACGAAGCCCTCGAAATCCAGCAGATGGACGACCCCGCATCCGTTCCGCTCGAACACGAAGGCGAATCCGTCGAGGACATCATCGTCGAAGAGATCGATCTCTCGAGCGTTCACCACCCGGAACTCTGTCGCGCGGAGATCCACATGCAGGGCTCGATCGACGACTTTTCGGAAGACGACGCCGTTACGGTCGGTCCGACCCCACTCTCGAAACTCGTCGTCGAGGGCCGCGTCGACGGAAAAGACGACACGAACAACATCTTGATTCTCCGTATCGTCGATATGATCGCACCCGCCGACGAGCCCGCTCACTGA
- the gyrA gene encoding DNA gyrase subunit A — MSSDVPDPTDVEARAVENVRIEDEMEQSYIDYAMSVIAGRALPDVRDGLKPVHRRILYAMHEMGVTSGSSHRKSSSIVGETMGDYHPHGDSAIYDTLVRMAQDFSMRYPLVDGQGNFGSMDGDPAAAPRYTEARMAAVSEELLSDIEKDTVDFQANYDDRLQEPGVLPAAFPNLLVNGSSGIAVGMSTNIPPHNLGEIIDATIELIDDPDATVEDLMDHVKGPDFPTAANIVGRDAIYSAYKTGRGRIRVRAEFEVEEWKNGRERIVITELPYQANKARMVERIAEDVTEGDIEGVTDLRDESDRDGVRIVVECNRGANVEVVKNKLLENHLEKTFGVINLALVDGQPQVLSLKETLEEYVTHRREVVRRRSEYDLAEAEDRAHILEGRLKAVENAEDVVDLIRNSEDRTAAKDGLREEFGFSVEQAEHIVRMQLGSLTSMETVEIEEEYDEVTVDIERLTEILESEQELLAVIKDELGEIRAEYADDRRTSIIEDHGTVTHEDLIPEEEVFVVMTEDDYVKRMPIENFDPQGRGGKGIIGADVKDDDRVSTVFRANTHDYLLCFTNRGKVYRLKTYEIPEMGRTARGKSAVNILDLEADEEITAIVDTDAFGDEEYVTMVTRNGYVKRTAGDAFDNIRSTGIIAADLEEGDELVDVDVTNGTRDLVIATEGGMTIRFDEDEVRSMGRNARGVNGIDLQEGDAVAGLVATGGNGHDDRALLTVTQNGYGKRTLLSEYRTQSRYGKGLIDIKTGDRNGSVTAAKAVSADDQLVMMSERGQIIRTRVDEISTVGRNTMGVIVMEVDADDAVASVDVIPAESLESGAENESTDESADEET; from the coding sequence ATGAGTTCAGACGTACCCGATCCGACAGATGTAGAGGCCCGTGCGGTCGAAAACGTCCGCATCGAAGACGAGATGGAACAGAGCTACATCGACTACGCGATGTCCGTCATCGCCGGTCGCGCCCTCCCGGACGTCCGGGACGGGTTAAAGCCCGTCCACCGTCGTATCCTGTATGCGATGCACGAGATGGGCGTCACGAGCGGTTCGTCCCACCGCAAGTCCTCATCGATCGTCGGGGAGACGATGGGTGATTACCACCCTCACGGTGACAGCGCGATCTACGATACGCTCGTGCGGATGGCACAGGACTTCTCGATGCGCTATCCGCTGGTCGACGGCCAGGGGAACTTCGGCTCGATGGACGGCGACCCGGCCGCAGCGCCACGGTACACGGAGGCTCGGATGGCAGCCGTCTCCGAGGAACTGCTCTCCGATATCGAAAAGGATACCGTCGACTTTCAGGCGAACTACGACGACCGGCTTCAGGAACCAGGCGTCCTGCCCGCGGCGTTTCCGAACCTCCTGGTCAACGGCTCCTCGGGAATCGCGGTCGGAATGTCGACGAACATCCCGCCGCACAACTTGGGCGAAATAATCGACGCGACGATCGAACTGATCGACGATCCCGACGCGACCGTCGAGGATCTGATGGACCACGTCAAAGGTCCCGACTTCCCCACCGCCGCGAACATCGTCGGCCGAGACGCCATCTACTCGGCGTACAAGACCGGCCGCGGACGCATCCGCGTTCGAGCCGAGTTCGAGGTCGAGGAGTGGAAAAACGGCCGCGAGCGAATCGTCATTACGGAGCTTCCGTACCAGGCGAACAAGGCCCGGATGGTCGAACGAATCGCGGAGGACGTCACCGAGGGCGATATCGAAGGGGTCACCGATCTCCGCGATGAGTCCGATCGGGACGGCGTCCGAATCGTCGTCGAGTGTAATCGCGGCGCGAACGTCGAGGTCGTCAAGAACAAATTACTCGAGAACCACCTCGAGAAGACGTTCGGCGTAATTAACCTCGCGCTGGTCGACGGCCAGCCCCAGGTGCTCTCGCTCAAAGAAACCCTAGAGGAGTACGTCACCCACCGACGAGAGGTCGTTCGCCGGCGCAGCGAGTACGATCTCGCGGAAGCCGAGGATCGCGCACACATCCTCGAGGGGCGGCTGAAAGCCGTCGAAAACGCCGAGGACGTCGTCGACCTCATCAGAAATAGCGAGGACCGGACGGCGGCAAAAGACGGACTTCGAGAGGAGTTCGGATTCTCGGTCGAGCAAGCCGAGCACATCGTTCGGATGCAACTCGGGAGTCTGACCTCGATGGAGACGGTCGAGATCGAAGAAGAGTACGACGAGGTCACCGTCGACATCGAACGGCTCACCGAGATACTCGAGAGCGAACAGGAACTGCTCGCGGTCATCAAAGACGAACTCGGAGAGATCAGAGCCGAGTACGCCGACGATCGACGGACCTCCATCATCGAAGATCACGGCACGGTCACCCACGAGGACCTCATTCCCGAAGAAGAGGTGTTCGTCGTCATGACCGAAGACGACTACGTCAAGCGAATGCCGATCGAGAACTTCGATCCCCAGGGCCGGGGTGGCAAGGGGATCATCGGCGCGGACGTCAAAGACGACGATCGCGTCTCGACGGTGTTCCGGGCGAACACCCACGACTACCTGCTTTGCTTTACTAACCGGGGAAAAGTCTATCGGCTCAAAACGTACGAAATTCCGGAGATGGGCCGAACCGCGCGGGGCAAGTCGGCCGTCAACATCCTCGATCTCGAGGCCGACGAGGAGATCACGGCCATCGTCGACACGGACGCGTTCGGTGATGAGGAGTACGTGACGATGGTGACTCGGAACGGCTACGTCAAGCGAACCGCAGGTGACGCCTTCGACAACATCCGTTCGACTGGCATCATCGCGGCCGACCTGGAAGAGGGCGACGAACTCGTCGATGTCGACGTGACTAACGGCACACGGGACCTCGTCATCGCGACGGAAGGTGGAATGACGATCCGCTTCGACGAGGACGAGGTTCGATCGATGGGGCGAAACGCCCGCGGTGTCAACGGTATCGATCTCCAGGAGGGTGATGCGGTCGCCGGTCTCGTCGCAACCGGCGGCAACGGGCACGATGACCGTGCACTCTTGACCGTCACCCAGAACGGATACGGGAAACGAACGCTCCTCTCCGAGTATCGGACTCAGTCGCGGTACGGAAAAGGGCTGATCGATATCAAGACGGGCGACAGAAACGGATCGGTGACGGCCGCAAAAGCGGTCTCGGCGGACGATCAACTGGTCATGATGAGCGAACGCGGACAAATTATTCGGACTCGAGTCGACGAAATCTCGACGGTCGGTCGGAACACGATGGGCGTCATCGTAATGGAAGTCGACGCGGACGATGCGGTCGCGAGCGTCGACGTGATTCCTGCTGAGTCACTCGAGTCGGGAGCCGAGAACGAATCAACGGACGAATCGGCGGACGAGGAAACGTAA